From Anopheles darlingi chromosome 2, idAnoDarlMG_H_01, whole genome shotgun sequence, the proteins below share one genomic window:
- the LOC125952117 gene encoding glycerol-3-phosphate acyltransferase 3 isoform X2 — MGGLVAIGTIMSMITLTPFFVLLFTIVFMASIGKSFGVRRLYVNLLVKIFEFGRQNIEIVRQQQYANITQSEPEEDELPATDSADAGKPDMGDGTTGKANGILPNGNTRHKLSNGGGDAPYIVNGGNSVISRAESLILSPEVIDDTRSKSTELGESGNQHHLQHEDGEEGDREGDAESDGSGEHEGTGFKLSNCLDYVKSGMEAIIEDDVTSRFLAEELKNWNLLTRTNRHYEFISWRLTVIWMIGFLIRYFVLMPMRVLICFIGVIWLTLCTAVVGCIPEGAIKRTMVRTVLIQCFGFLSSALSSVVNYHNIENRPLNGICVANHTSPIDVLMLMCDNCYSLIGQRHGGFLGVLQRALARASPHIWFERAEAKDRMFVAKRLKEHVSDPINPPILIFPEGTCINNTSVMQFKKGSFEVGGVIYPVAIKYDPRFGDAFWNSSRYSMMQYLFLMMTSWAIVCDVWYLPPMYREEGESAIDFANRVKSVIAKQGGLVDLVWDGQLKRMKPKKEWKEKQQERFSKLLKGE; from the exons ATGGGGGGCCTAGTGGCGATTGGGACCATCATGTCGATGATAACGTTGACGCCGTTCTTCGTCCTTCTGTTTACTATCGTGTTCATGGCCTCGATCGGAAAATCGTTCGGCGTGCGGCGCCTTTACGTGAATCTGTTGGTGAAAATCTTCGAG TTCGGACGGCAGAACATTGAAATTGTTCGACAACAGCAGTACGCCAACATAACGCAGTCAGAACCGGAGGAGGACGAACTTCCTGCTACTGACAGTGCCGATGCTGGAAAACCTGATATGGGTGATGGCACCACCGGGAAAGCCAATGGTATCCTGCCTAATGGCAACACCCGCCACAAGCTttccaacggtggtggtgacgcacCGTATATTGTAAATGGTGGCAATTCAGTTATTAGTCGGGCAGAATCGCTAATTCTGTCACCGGAAGTGATTGACGATACGCGAAGCAAAAGCACGGAACTGGGCGAAAGTggaaaccagcaccacctccagcacGAGGATGGCGAAGAAGGCGACCGCGAAGGAGACGCAGAGTCAGATGGTAGCGGAGAGCACGAGGGGACCGGTTTCAAATTGTCCAACTGCCTCGATTACGTCAAGTCTGGGATGGAGGCCATTATCGAGGACGACGTGACGAGCCGGTTTCTGGCGGAGGAACTCAAAAATTGGAATCTTCTGACGCGCACCAACCGACACTACGAGTTCATCAGCTGGCGATTGACGGTCATTTGGATGATTGGCTTTCTGATACGCTACTTCGTCCTGATGCCGATGCGAGTGCTTATCTGTTTCATCGGG GTCATCTGGCTGACTCTGTGCACTGCCGTGGTGGGCTGCATACCGGAAGGTGCCATCAAGCGTACCATGGTCCGGACGGTGCTGATACAGTGTTTTGGCTTTCTCTCGAGCGCATTATCATCCGTCGTCAACTATCATAACATAGAAAATCGCCCATTGAATGGCATCTGCGTGGCAAACCATACCAGTCCGATCGATGTGTTAATGTTAATGTGTGACAATTGTTACTCACTG ATTGGGCAGCGCCATGGAGGATTTCTGGGAGTGCTTCAACGAGCACTGGCCCGCGCATCTCCTCACATATGGTTCGAGAGAGCCGAAGCCAAAGATCGTATGTTTGTTGCTAAGAG GTTAAAAGAACACGTCTCGGATCCAATCAATCCTCCGATTCTGATCTTCCCCGAAGGAACCTGCATTAACAACACCTCCGTGATGCAGTTCAAAAAGGGTAGCTTCGAGGTCGGCGGAGTTATATATCCAGTGGCTATCAA ATACGATCCCCGATTTGGTGATGCCTTCTGGAACAGCTCCCGCTATTCGATGATGCAGTACCTCTTCCTCATGATGACGTCGTGGGCGATCGTGTGCGACGTATGGTACCTGCCACCGATGTACCGCGAGGAGGGTGAATCTGCGATTGATTTTGCTAATCGCGTCAAGAGTGTGATCGCCAAGCAGGGTGGGCTGGTCGATCTCGTCTGGGATGGTCAGCTGAAGCGCATGAAGCCAAAGAAAGAatggaaggagaagcagcaggagcggtTCAGCAAACTGCTCAAAGGTGAATGA
- the LOC125952117 gene encoding glycerol-3-phosphate acyltransferase 3 isoform X1 produces MGGLVAIGTIMSMITLTPFFVLLFTIVFMASIGKSFGVRRLYVNLLVKIFEFGRQNIEIVRQQQYANITQSEPEEDELPATDSADAGKPDMGDGTTGKANGILPNGNTRHKLSNGGGDAPYIVNGGNSVISRAESLILSPEVIDDTRSKSTELGESGNQHHLQHEDGEEGDREGDAESDGSGEHEGTGFKLSNCLDYVKSGMEAIIEDDVTSRFLAEELKNWNLLTRTNRHYEFISWRLTVIWMIGFLIRYFVLMPMRVLICFIGVVYCVIGFAFVGMIPIFRLRRLVNDIVFKHTFRMITRSISGVVRFHNAQYKPKNCGFCVANHTTPIDIAILSTDCTYSLIGQRHGGFLGVLQRALARASPHIWFERAEAKDRMFVAKRLKEHVSDPINPPILIFPEGTCINNTSVMQFKKGSFEVGGVIYPVAIKYDPRFGDAFWNSSRYSMMQYLFLMMTSWAIVCDVWYLPPMYREEGESAIDFANRVKSVIAKQGGLVDLVWDGQLKRMKPKKEWKEKQQERFSKLLKGE; encoded by the exons ATGGGGGGCCTAGTGGCGATTGGGACCATCATGTCGATGATAACGTTGACGCCGTTCTTCGTCCTTCTGTTTACTATCGTGTTCATGGCCTCGATCGGAAAATCGTTCGGCGTGCGGCGCCTTTACGTGAATCTGTTGGTGAAAATCTTCGAG TTCGGACGGCAGAACATTGAAATTGTTCGACAACAGCAGTACGCCAACATAACGCAGTCAGAACCGGAGGAGGACGAACTTCCTGCTACTGACAGTGCCGATGCTGGAAAACCTGATATGGGTGATGGCACCACCGGGAAAGCCAATGGTATCCTGCCTAATGGCAACACCCGCCACAAGCTttccaacggtggtggtgacgcacCGTATATTGTAAATGGTGGCAATTCAGTTATTAGTCGGGCAGAATCGCTAATTCTGTCACCGGAAGTGATTGACGATACGCGAAGCAAAAGCACGGAACTGGGCGAAAGTggaaaccagcaccacctccagcacGAGGATGGCGAAGAAGGCGACCGCGAAGGAGACGCAGAGTCAGATGGTAGCGGAGAGCACGAGGGGACCGGTTTCAAATTGTCCAACTGCCTCGATTACGTCAAGTCTGGGATGGAGGCCATTATCGAGGACGACGTGACGAGCCGGTTTCTGGCGGAGGAACTCAAAAATTGGAATCTTCTGACGCGCACCAACCGACACTACGAGTTCATCAGCTGGCGATTGACGGTCATTTGGATGATTGGCTTTCTGATACGCTACTTCGTCCTGATGCCGATGCGAGTGCTTATCTGTTTCATCGGG GTGGTCTACTGTGTGATTGGTTTTGCGTTCGTCGGCATGATTCCGATATTCCGACTACGGCGTCTGGTGAACGATATAGTGTTCAAGCACACGTTCCGCATGATAACGCGCTCCATCTCGGGCGTCGTGCGTTTCCACAACGCACAGTACAAACCGAAGAACTGTGGCTTCTGCGTGGCCAACCATACGACACCGATTGACATTGCGATCCTGTCGACCGATTGTACCTACTCACTG ATTGGGCAGCGCCATGGAGGATTTCTGGGAGTGCTTCAACGAGCACTGGCCCGCGCATCTCCTCACATATGGTTCGAGAGAGCCGAAGCCAAAGATCGTATGTTTGTTGCTAAGAG GTTAAAAGAACACGTCTCGGATCCAATCAATCCTCCGATTCTGATCTTCCCCGAAGGAACCTGCATTAACAACACCTCCGTGATGCAGTTCAAAAAGGGTAGCTTCGAGGTCGGCGGAGTTATATATCCAGTGGCTATCAA ATACGATCCCCGATTTGGTGATGCCTTCTGGAACAGCTCCCGCTATTCGATGATGCAGTACCTCTTCCTCATGATGACGTCGTGGGCGATCGTGTGCGACGTATGGTACCTGCCACCGATGTACCGCGAGGAGGGTGAATCTGCGATTGATTTTGCTAATCGCGTCAAGAGTGTGATCGCCAAGCAGGGTGGGCTGGTCGATCTCGTCTGGGATGGTCAGCTGAAGCGCATGAAGCCAAAGAAAGAatggaaggagaagcagcaggagcggtTCAGCAAACTGCTCAAAGGTGAATGA
- the LOC125951040 gene encoding major facilitator superfamily domain-containing protein 6 isoform X1 yields MQPFSNDYGGGYGGGYEQQEPQQAIPMRPQGVARPMVDPEAMGEVDPTQYPQAKESTHKIRGKSDILEMVFGSVDQELLPVKTFYFFFYSAFGSLFPLMGVYFKQMGMNPGQCGLLIGTRPFVEFLSAPFWGSYADRCKKGKMLLLASLGAWIIFTLPLGFIQPPATSCIERKNATDFELRTPQVPRILKRSIDESMLEEIAFGRLLNDSEAAFTRYGSARKFLSFLSASHVSCFYFRVERAARPIAAAGVSPLDVSYANNFNEKLHRDWVSPLFSSIVYRTADIQKAFFLLLLLVIIGEFFSAPAITLADSAVITILGEDADRYGHQRMFGSLGWGLAMFFVGIALDHSTAFPDHPCGPEKQEKNYTICFATFSVLMGAALISATQIQFKYDYSEQQEQVQVEKVPQELTHEEQMQAQLAQQLQLPSLAASGAGTATAAPPPTALGAQTKMFAQTTREMPEWVTVLKQFKNLKCASFLFVAWFMGFGIGLIFTFLFWHLQDYGGSPTLFGVASVINHISEIFAYFFSFRLITQIGHVKVLCLGLVGNILRFLYISYLKNPWWVLPFEFMQGITHAAVWAACCSYIAHNTPQHLRSSAQGVLQGLHHGLGRGCGAVIGGMFVTYFGTTATFRGYGIICILVLAAFVFINFYRKDEGFISEIPTTEDPHQVAEETAHLAPHGVPSNPIPRALSSTRLNEIGQQNVDNGYGTYQTTGGALDVPGGAPKNPFGANQY; encoded by the exons ATGCAACCCTTTTCGAATGATTACGGTGGAGGGTATGGGGGTGGCTATGAGCAGCAGGAGCCCCAGCAAGCGATCCCGATGCGTCCACAGGGCGTAGCACGTCCGATGGTCGACCCAGAGGCCATGGGCGAAGTGGATCCTACACA GTATCCGCAGGCGAAGGAATCGACGCACAAGATCCGTGGCAAATCCGATATCCTGGAGATGGTGTTCGGATCCGTCGACCAGGAGCTGCTGCCCGTGAAGAcgttctatttcttcttctactccgCCTTCGGATCACTGTTCCCGCTGATGGGCGTCTACTTCAAGCAGATGGGCATGAATCCGGGACAGTGCGGTTTGCTAATCGGTACCAGGCCCTTCGTTGAGTTCCTGTCGGCACCATTCTGGGGAAGCTACGCTGATCG TTGCAAAAAGGGTaaaatgctgctgttggcttctCTGGGTGCCTGGATCATCTTCACGCTTCCGTTGGGCTTCATCCAACCGCCGGCCACGAGCTGTATCGAGCGAAAGAACGCTACCGACTTTGAGTTGCGCACACCACAGGTGCCTCGCATTCTGAAGCGTTCTATCGACGAGAGCATGCTAGAGGAAATCGCCTTCGGCAGGCTGTTGAATGATAGCGAAGCTGCGTTTACCAGGTATGGCTCCGCGAGGAAATTCTTATCCTTCCTCTCGGCTTCTCACGTGTCTTGTTTCTATTTCAGGGTGGAACGAGCAGCACGCCCAATAGCAGCGGCAGGAGTGTCTCCATTGGATGTAAGCTATGCTAACAACTTCAACGAGAAGCTGCACCGAGACTGGGTCTCTCCACTGTTCTCCTCCATCGTGTATCGTACTGCC GATATCCAAAAAGccttcttcttgttgctgcttctggttaTTATTGGAGAGTTCTTCAGCGCACCAGCTATAACGCTGGCCGACTCAGCAGTCATTACCATCCTTGGTGAAGATGCGGATCGCTACGGTCATCAGCGTATGTTTGGCTCGTTGGGTTGGGGTTTAGCCATGTTCTTCGTTGGTATCGCTCTGGATCACTCAACTGCCTTTCCCGATCATCCATGTGGCCCtgagaagcaggagaagaattATACAATCTGTTTTGCAACGTTCTCGGTGCTGATGGGTGCCGCACTGATCTCCGCCACACAAATCCAGTTCAAGTACGATTATTCG gagcaacaggaacaggtGCAAGTAGAAAAGGTCCCCCAGGAGTTGACTCATGAGGAGCAGATGCAAGCTCAGCTGGCTCAACAACTGCAGCTACCATCACTAGCGGCCTCTGGTGCAGGAACCGCCAcagcagctccaccaccaactgctCTCGGGGCACAG ACCAAGATGTTTGCCCAGACAACGCGCGAAATGCCCGAATGGGTCACGGTGCTGAAGCAGTTTAAGAATCTAAAGTGTGCCTCCTTTCTGTTCGTCGCTTGGTTTATGGGTTTCGGTATCGGGCTTATCTTCACGTTCCTGTTCTGGCATCTTCAGGATTACGGTGGCTCCCCAACGCTCTTCGGTGTTGCCTCGGTCATCAACCATATCTCGGAGATCTTCGCATACTTCTTCAGCTTCCGGCTGATCACACAAATCGGCCATGTTAAG GTCCTTTGTCTTGGATTGGTTGGTAACATTCTGCGTTTCCTGTACATCTCTTACCTGAAAAACCCTTGGTGGGTACTACCGTTCGAGTTTATGCAAG GAATCACACACGCGGCTGTCTGGGCCGCCTGTTGTTCCTACATCGCGCACAACACCCCGCAGCACTTGCGGTCCTCTGCACAAG GTGTCCTGCAAGGACTTCATCACGGTTTGGGTAGAGGTTGCGGTGCCGTCATCGGTGGTATGTTCGTAACCTATTTCGGTACAACGGCCACCTTCCGTGGGTACGGTATCATCTGCATTCTCGTACTGGCCGCATTCGTGTTCATCAACTTCTATCGTAAGGATGAAGGCTTCATCTCCGAAATTCCAACGACAGAAGATCCTCATCAG GTGGCGGAAGAGACTGCTCATTTAGCCCCGCATGGAGTCCCCAGTAATCCTATACCACGTGCCCTCTCCAGTACCCGCTTGAACGAAATCGGTCAGCAAAACGTGGACAATGGATACGGAACGTATCAGACCACGGGCGGCGCACTGGATGTCCCGGGTGGCGCTCCGAAGAATCCGTTCGGTGCGAATCAGTACTAA
- the LOC125951041 gene encoding monocarboxylate transporter 7-like has translation MPPQNSIELTTKPEADGANGKLLPTNGTNGKGSDGVEDPPTTTLIVPPDGGWGWLVMVASFFCNVIVDGIVMNVGSILVPIGKEFNVSSTESALVGSLLSGFYLLTGPFVSALANRWGFRIVTIIGAVVSAFGFFISMYATNIITLYITVGVIGGIGFCFIYVPSVITVGYYFEKWRAIATGVALCGSGVGTFIFAPLNKVLLGPNDNWRETLGYQAGIILSSILFALVFRPIQPTEVTVKKDEDTPAEKGIRLGEGLPVVYTRPLPEGRYAYSMPNSSHNTWMGANPNYQYPTAAEIFRQGSGHNLDRRPSHTSGQLVSHNLQSTTKKLEKIQKRLAGQMTPDDTIHAHGFQSAHHELNPVGEADEEDTENGTLLAAPEQTTITAATTTSARRHTVSGRRPNEPAGSRHGSRRTLNEGARPMYRDDIFFTGSLARIPQYQSQTSLGYHMSVTRLPTQTDVEEEVEKQCKICPEAVRRTLATMLDMSLLKSPSFMMLAFSGFFTMMGFFVPFTYVKLRATGAGMADDVATFIVSAIGISNTIARIVCGLLSSFQSVNALHLNNVAITLGGIATMISGIYITEATQFTYAGIFGIAIACFSALRSILVVDLMGLEKLTNAFGILCLFQGVAAFVGTPLAGFFFGLTGTFDVSFYVSGGLITLSAILCYPLGYVNRWEKQRAAKKDSQKV, from the exons ATGCCTCCGCAGAACTCGATCGAGTTAACTACCAAACCGGAAGCCGATGGAGCTAACGGGAAGCTGTTGCCTACGAATGGAACTAATGGTAAGGGATCAGACGGAGTCGAGGatccaccgacgacgacgcttatTGTCCCACCGGACGGTGGCTGGGGatggctggtgatggtggcatcCTTCTTCTGCAACGTTATCGTGGACGGTATCGTGATGAACGTCGGTAGCATCCTCGTACCGATCGGCAAGGAGTTTAACGTGAGCTCAACGGAATCGGCATTGGTTGGTTCGCTGTTGAGCGGGTTCTATCTGCTTACCGGTCCATTCGTTAGTGCCCTGGCCAATCGTTGGGGTTTCCGGATTGTCACGATCATCGGAGCTGTTGTGTCTGCGTTCGGGTTCTTCATCTCCATGTACGCCACCAACATAATCACGCTGTACATAACGGTCGGTGTTATCGGTGGCATTGGGTTCTGCTTCATCTACGTACCGTCCGTGATTACCGTAGGGTACTACTTCGAGAAGTGGCGTGCCATTGCCACTGGTGttgcactttgcggttccggAGTCGGAACGTTCATTTTCGCTCCCTTGAATAAGGTACTGCTTGGTCCAAATGACAACTGGCGTGAAACTCTCGGATACCAGGCCGGAATCATTCTGTCGAGCATTCTGTTCGCGTTGGTGTTCCGTCcgatccaaccgaccgaggtGACCGTTAAAAAGGACGAAGACACACCGGCAGAGAAGGGTATCCGATTGGGTGAAGGACTTCCCGTTGTCTATACGAGACCTTTACCCGAGGGCCGGTACGCGTACTCGATGCCCAACAGTTCGCACAACACCTGGATGGGAGCGAACCCGAACTACCAGTACCCGACGGCGGCTGAAATTTTCCGTCAGGGTAGTGGCCACAATCTGGATCGTCGTCCTTCGCACACCTCTGGCCAGCTCGTTAGCCACAATCTGCAGAGTACTACGAAGAAGCTGGAAAAGATTCAGAAGCGTCTTGCCGGACAGATGACCCCGGATGATACGATCCATGCTCATGGCTTCCAATCGGCACATCACGAGCTTAACCCGGTCGGTGAGGCTGATGAGGAGGACACCGAGAATGGTACGCTATTGGCCGCACCCGAACAAACGACCATCACGGCTGCTACGACGACATCTGCCCGCCGGCACACCGTTTCCGGTCGTCGACCCAATGAACCGGCTGGTTCGAGGCACGGTTCACGCCGAACTCTCAACGAAGGTGCCCGTCCGATGTACCGTGACGATATCTTCTTCACCGGATCACTGGCCCGTATTCCGCAGTATCAATCGCAGACTTCTCTTGGCTACCACATGTCCGTTACCCGACTACCGACTCAGACCGACGTCGAGGAAGAAGTCGAAAAGCAGTGCAAGATATGTCCCGAAGCCGTGCGTCGTACACTGGCGACTATGCTGGATATGTCGCTGCTCAAGTCACCCTCCTTCATGATGCTTGCCTTCAGTGGATTCTTCACGATGATGGGTTTCTTCGTTCCGTTCACCTACGTAAAGCTACGTGCTACGGGTGCCGGTATGGCCGACGACGTCGCAACCTTCATCGTATCGGCCATCG GCATCTCCAACACCATTGCTAGGATCGTCTGTGGACTGTTGAGTTCCTTCCAAAGCGTGAACGCACTTCATCTGAACAACGTGGCCATTACGCTTGGTGGAATTGCTACCATGATCAGCGGTATCTACATCACCGAAGCAACTCAGTTTACCTATGCCGGAATCTTCGGTATTGCCATCG CTTGCTTCTCGGCCTTGCGTTCCATCCTGGTGGTCGATCTGATGGGTTTGGAGAAGCTTACTAACGCCTTCGGTATACTGTGTCTGTTCCAGGGAGTCGCTGCATTCGTTGGTACTCCCCTCGCCG GATTCTTCTTCGGGCTGACCGGTACATTCGATGTTTCATTTTACGTCTCCGGTGGACTCATTACACTGTCCGCCATCCTGTGCTATCCGCTAGGATACGTGAACAGATGGGAAAAGCAGCGGGCTGCAAAGAAGGATTCCCAAAAGGTGTAA
- the LOC125951040 gene encoding major facilitator superfamily domain-containing protein 6 isoform X2, whose protein sequence is MQPFSNDYGGGYGGGYEQQEPQQAIPMRPQGVARPMVDPEAMGEVDPTQYPQAKESTHKIRGKSDILEMVFGSVDQELLPVKTFYFFFYSAFGSLFPLMGVYFKQMGMNPGQCGLLIGTRPFVEFLSAPFWGSYADRCKKGKMLLLASLGAWIIFTLPLGFIQPPATSCIERKNATDFELRTPQVPRILKRSIDESMLEEIAFGRLLNDSEAAFTRVERAARPIAAAGVSPLDVSYANNFNEKLHRDWVSPLFSSIVYRTADIQKAFFLLLLLVIIGEFFSAPAITLADSAVITILGEDADRYGHQRMFGSLGWGLAMFFVGIALDHSTAFPDHPCGPEKQEKNYTICFATFSVLMGAALISATQIQFKYDYSEQQEQVQVEKVPQELTHEEQMQAQLAQQLQLPSLAASGAGTATAAPPPTALGAQTKMFAQTTREMPEWVTVLKQFKNLKCASFLFVAWFMGFGIGLIFTFLFWHLQDYGGSPTLFGVASVINHISEIFAYFFSFRLITQIGHVKVLCLGLVGNILRFLYISYLKNPWWVLPFEFMQGITHAAVWAACCSYIAHNTPQHLRSSAQGVLQGLHHGLGRGCGAVIGGMFVTYFGTTATFRGYGIICILVLAAFVFINFYRKDEGFISEIPTTEDPHQVAEETAHLAPHGVPSNPIPRALSSTRLNEIGQQNVDNGYGTYQTTGGALDVPGGAPKNPFGANQY, encoded by the exons ATGCAACCCTTTTCGAATGATTACGGTGGAGGGTATGGGGGTGGCTATGAGCAGCAGGAGCCCCAGCAAGCGATCCCGATGCGTCCACAGGGCGTAGCACGTCCGATGGTCGACCCAGAGGCCATGGGCGAAGTGGATCCTACACA GTATCCGCAGGCGAAGGAATCGACGCACAAGATCCGTGGCAAATCCGATATCCTGGAGATGGTGTTCGGATCCGTCGACCAGGAGCTGCTGCCCGTGAAGAcgttctatttcttcttctactccgCCTTCGGATCACTGTTCCCGCTGATGGGCGTCTACTTCAAGCAGATGGGCATGAATCCGGGACAGTGCGGTTTGCTAATCGGTACCAGGCCCTTCGTTGAGTTCCTGTCGGCACCATTCTGGGGAAGCTACGCTGATCG TTGCAAAAAGGGTaaaatgctgctgttggcttctCTGGGTGCCTGGATCATCTTCACGCTTCCGTTGGGCTTCATCCAACCGCCGGCCACGAGCTGTATCGAGCGAAAGAACGCTACCGACTTTGAGTTGCGCACACCACAGGTGCCTCGCATTCTGAAGCGTTCTATCGACGAGAGCATGCTAGAGGAAATCGCCTTCGGCAGGCTGTTGAATGATAGCGAAGCTGCGTTTACCAG GGTGGAACGAGCAGCACGCCCAATAGCAGCGGCAGGAGTGTCTCCATTGGATGTAAGCTATGCTAACAACTTCAACGAGAAGCTGCACCGAGACTGGGTCTCTCCACTGTTCTCCTCCATCGTGTATCGTACTGCC GATATCCAAAAAGccttcttcttgttgctgcttctggttaTTATTGGAGAGTTCTTCAGCGCACCAGCTATAACGCTGGCCGACTCAGCAGTCATTACCATCCTTGGTGAAGATGCGGATCGCTACGGTCATCAGCGTATGTTTGGCTCGTTGGGTTGGGGTTTAGCCATGTTCTTCGTTGGTATCGCTCTGGATCACTCAACTGCCTTTCCCGATCATCCATGTGGCCCtgagaagcaggagaagaattATACAATCTGTTTTGCAACGTTCTCGGTGCTGATGGGTGCCGCACTGATCTCCGCCACACAAATCCAGTTCAAGTACGATTATTCG gagcaacaggaacaggtGCAAGTAGAAAAGGTCCCCCAGGAGTTGACTCATGAGGAGCAGATGCAAGCTCAGCTGGCTCAACAACTGCAGCTACCATCACTAGCGGCCTCTGGTGCAGGAACCGCCAcagcagctccaccaccaactgctCTCGGGGCACAG ACCAAGATGTTTGCCCAGACAACGCGCGAAATGCCCGAATGGGTCACGGTGCTGAAGCAGTTTAAGAATCTAAAGTGTGCCTCCTTTCTGTTCGTCGCTTGGTTTATGGGTTTCGGTATCGGGCTTATCTTCACGTTCCTGTTCTGGCATCTTCAGGATTACGGTGGCTCCCCAACGCTCTTCGGTGTTGCCTCGGTCATCAACCATATCTCGGAGATCTTCGCATACTTCTTCAGCTTCCGGCTGATCACACAAATCGGCCATGTTAAG GTCCTTTGTCTTGGATTGGTTGGTAACATTCTGCGTTTCCTGTACATCTCTTACCTGAAAAACCCTTGGTGGGTACTACCGTTCGAGTTTATGCAAG GAATCACACACGCGGCTGTCTGGGCCGCCTGTTGTTCCTACATCGCGCACAACACCCCGCAGCACTTGCGGTCCTCTGCACAAG GTGTCCTGCAAGGACTTCATCACGGTTTGGGTAGAGGTTGCGGTGCCGTCATCGGTGGTATGTTCGTAACCTATTTCGGTACAACGGCCACCTTCCGTGGGTACGGTATCATCTGCATTCTCGTACTGGCCGCATTCGTGTTCATCAACTTCTATCGTAAGGATGAAGGCTTCATCTCCGAAATTCCAACGACAGAAGATCCTCATCAG GTGGCGGAAGAGACTGCTCATTTAGCCCCGCATGGAGTCCCCAGTAATCCTATACCACGTGCCCTCTCCAGTACCCGCTTGAACGAAATCGGTCAGCAAAACGTGGACAATGGATACGGAACGTATCAGACCACGGGCGGCGCACTGGATGTCCCGGGTGGCGCTCCGAAGAATCCGTTCGGTGCGAATCAGTACTAA